The Loxodonta africana isolate mLoxAfr1 chromosome 5, mLoxAfr1.hap2, whole genome shotgun sequence region TCCCCGGTGCGCCAGTCCATGCGGAAGAGGTTCATTTCGTTGCCTCGCACGATGCTGTAGGTGAGTCTGGCGTTCTCGCCGTCATCCGCGTCCACGGCGGCCACGCGGGTGAGTAGGTAACCCGGCTCCGCCGAGCGCGGCAGCACCTCGCGCGCCGGAGTCCCGTTGCGTCCTGGTAGGGGCGCCACGATGGCAGGAGCGTTGTCGTTCTGATCCACAATGAGGATGTTGACGGTGGCGTTGCCTGCCAGCGCCTGGGGGCTGCCAGCGTCCCTAGCTTCCACCTGAAAGCTGAAGTCCTTGAGCTGCTCATAATCGAAGGAGCGCAGGGCGTACAAGTAGCCATTCTCGGAGTTGATGGACACGTAGGTGAAGACGCTCATGCCTTGGATCTGGCACTCGAGGATAGAGTAGGCTAGCTGGGCGTTGGCGCCCTCATCGCGGTCCGTGGCGCTCACCGCGTAAATGTAGGCTCCCGGCACGTTGTTCTCGGTCACATACACGTCGTAGACCGGCTGGCTGAAGCGCGGCGCGTTGTCGTTCACATCTGACACTTGCACCTGAATCGACTTACTGGTGGAGAGCGCCGGCTCGCCCCGGTCCCGGGCCACCACAGTCAGGGTATAGGAGTCCCCCGCCTCTCGGTCCAGGGGGGCCTCAGTCACGATAGTGTAGTAGTTTTTGAAGGAAGACTTGAGGCGGAACGGCACGTCCCCCAGCAGCTCACACTGCACCTGCCCATTTTCCTCGGAGTCACGGTCTGTCACGCTGAACAGGGCCACCACTGTGCCGGGCGCGGCGCCTTCGCTTACCGCCTCCTTCACGGTGCTGAAGCTGATCTCTGGAGCGTTGTCATTAGCATCTAGTACTCGCACCAGCACCTTGCAGTGCGCAGGCACGGCGTTGGGGCCCAGGTCTTTGGCTTGCACATACACTTGGTACACCGGGCTCTCTTCATAGTCCAACTCGCCGCTCACCTCTAGCCGGCCAGTGCGCGGAGAGAGTCCGAAGAGCTCCCGCGCCCGGGGCGAGATGTGGCTGCTAAAGGAGTACACAACCTCGCCGTTTTGGCCCTCGTCTGGGTCCGTGGCGTTGAGCTGGATCACGAGCGTGCCCGGGGGCGAATTTTCTGGTAGGGACACAGTGTAGACGGGTTGGTCGAAGGCGGGCACGTTGTCGTTGGAGTCAAGCACTCGGATGGTGAGTAGGGCTGTGCCGGTGCGCTGCTGCTGGGGGGGCAGGCCCCCTCCCCCgccgcctcctcctccttctcctcctcctccccctcctcctccgtCCACCGCGGTCAGCACGTAGCGGTGCACCGCTTGCTGCTCTCGGTCCAACGGCTTCTCCAGCACCAGTTCGGCGAATCGGTTGCCATCTCCCTGGGTCTGCACGTCCAGGGAGAAGTAGCTGTTGGGGGTGATCTCGTAATCGCGCAGGGAGTTGGTGCCCACGTCTGGGTCGAATGCGCTCTCCAAGGGGAAGCGGGTGCCCGGCGTGGCGCTCTCGGATATCTCCACTGTCAGGTCCGGCTCCGGGAAGGAGGGGGGGTTGTCATTGATGTCTAAGACCTCGATCTCCACCCGGAACAGTTCCAGGGGGTTCTCCAGGAAGACCTCTAGGTGCAGGACGCAGGAGGGGCTCTGCTTGCAAATTTGCTCGCGGTCGATCTTTTCGTTCACGTACAGCACCCCGGTCTCCAGGTTGAGGTCCAAGTAAGGGGTCCTTGAGTTGGGCACTGTCTGAAATCTGCGAGCAGAAAGTTTTGTAATGTCCAAGCCCAGATCTTCAGCGATATTCCCTACGAAAGTGCCATGTTCCTGCTCCTCCTGTACCGTGTAGTGAAGCTGGGAAACGACTCCCTCCACCATCCAGAGCAAGGCAAAGAATAATAGCACAATCATCTCCAAAGGGAAAGGAAGCAGCTTCCCGCAGCCAGTCAGCCACCCGATCACCTCCCCCACcaccacgaaaaaaaaaaatacaaataaaagtgCGCTACGTGGGGAGCTTCTGTGGCTTTCTGTCGTTAAAAATCTTATTCCTTTTGCTTCATTTTAGGGCTTCCCCCAGTCCAACCTCATTTTTCAATCTTAGCGCAGGAAGGGTGACAGGCGTcccctttcctcatctgtaatctTCCCACTGACCaattaataaaataatgataatacaaTAGTCAGCGTCCTTTATTCGCACAGTCTTGGCGCAACGCGGCGCTGGCAAATCCCAAGGAGGAAATTTCGATATTTCAAGACTGTCCTCGGTTTGTCTTCTTGCTGAtgggaggagaaggaaaaggaggagaaggaggaggaggaagatgaaGAGGTGAAGGAAGAGAAGATGCAGCTGGCACCGCTGAACATGCCTCTTAATGTCAACTGCTGGCAAATGCAAAAGGGCTTAAAAACAGCGAGAGAATTTTGTGCCGAAAAAGCACAGAACGGCTCTGCAGCATAAAACTTTCATTCTCTTCATTTCTCCGGATGGATGTTCTTCTTGGCATTTTTTTCCTCTATTTGTATTTTTTGGCTTTCATAGTCTTGTCTTTCTCGGTCCTTATCTCCACTGTCTGTTAGTATGATGAGCAGTTTCTTCTCCGTGGTTTCCTTCCCAAGACTCTTTCCCTCTAATCTGTCTGTCTCCCTTCCAGTCCTTTttccctcctcctgtctcagccTCACAGCCTGTGATCTCCTCTAGCAGTTTCTGAGCTTGGAGCGCTCGGCTTCTCTGTTTTTGCGCAGCGCCCTCATTCTGCCAACCAGTCGGCGAGGAGCACCTCCCACCGAGCCGCCGCTGATTGGCCAGTGTGGCTGTCAAGCAGGAGCGTCACGCTGCAGCCGGGCGGGGCGAGGCCGAGCCGGCGCCTGGGCGACCCGAGTGAGTGAGTGTGAGTGTGAGAGCGAGAACAGCCCGGCAGGTCCCGAGGTGCTAGCTGGGGACTCTGCCGCGGAAAGTTCCCAGTCCCCAGCCGCAGGTAATGGAGAGGGAATAGAGAGGTTCCCCTGTTTGCATCAGCAAATGCGAAAAACATCATAACAGCAGCGGTATCATCTCCCAGGAGCGGGGTTTCCAATGATGCTaacattcttttttcctttaaggtATCTCCCCAGCTCCAGGTCTTGGAAATAAATCACCGCGAGGGGGGAAAAGTTGCAGAAAAGCCACTAATTGACTGGAGTTACCTAATTAAAGGACTCTGGCAGAAGTTgctaggacattaaaaaaaaaatggatgtaaATGTGGCATGAATCAAACTAAGCGTGAGGGACAGAAGGGGCTGTGTGTAAAGCAGTAGGGGAGTGCGGCGGAGATGGGTCCTAAGAAGCCGAGGGACTCAAGCCAAAGCGTGTGTTCTGGTAGCTCCTATAGATTTAATGCTTTAGACGTGCCTTCTTCCCTCCATATATGCGTATCCACAGAATTCTTACCCAATAGATTAACTCGCTTGGCGACCTAGCTTCGAGCTTTGAGCTCTTGGGTAAATGACCGAGGAGTTTCATTTGAGCTTCTGCCTTCGAGCTCGCCATCCTAGTGCCGGGCTTGAGAGCACCGAGCACCGAGCCCCTGCGGGGCGCCAAGAGGCGCAACAATACCCTGGAGCGTCGCGCGGCAGGTGTTCCGTGGAGGCTGCGCCGACAGGCTACCTTCTGCTTCTTGTGGCCATTGGAgatgcccccccccccgcctcccaCCCCCAATACTAAGCCAAGGCCCTGATTCCTGCCCAGGCCGGGGTCTGGCTCCTGGGACCAGGACGGCGACGCGGCAGCTGCCGCGGGCAGGGCGGAGCACACGGAGGACGCACACAGAGGTGCATACGGGGGTCCGAGTGTGTGTGGCTGCGGGTATCAGCGAACGCACTTGCACTTGTCTGCTGCTCTCATCGGTCGTCTCTGGCTCCGCGCACAGTTCTGTGTAAGCCCCAACCGAGCCTCCCTTGGTCCCTAAGGGTGGGCTTGGAGAGCAGCGAGTGTCCACTCCCGAGGCTCGGGGGCGACGCGGTGCAGCCACGCATCCAGTTCTTGTTAAGTTAAAATACAGCACCGAACTCTTCGGATAGAGAGTAGTTTGAATATCTACTCTCcaagaaaaaataatatattttatattaattaatAAGCTGTCCGCAAGGACTGGGTCGTTTATTCGCTAAAGCAGTCCCTGTTTAGTCTTCTTACTGCACAAAATAGGAAGGTCCCCTGTGACTTCCTGGTAATGAATGACCCGAGAGTAACACCGCCAAAACCTGTAGGAAAAAGAGTCTTTTCTCTGACCTCGAGGTGCGTTGCCATTCCCTCCCCCTCAGGGAATTAGGGCAGGGTCCGTGGGCGTGATTGTAGACTGAGGCAAGCCCTTGCGAGTCCCGTGAGTGCGTGTCTACTGTCCCCCACACCCCTCTTCATGGAGATAGGTACTGCCTTTGAGCGGTTAGAAGGAAAGGATGCCAGCAAAAATGGCTAATCCTTTTCCAGCTGCAGTGAATTGACGACCGGCCAAAGCCAAGCGAAAACCACAGCAGTTAAAATAATCTCAGCATCACGTCTGCTGCTGAGAATGGAGCGGCAGTTTATACAAGGACCTGTGGATCCGTGAAAAGGACACTATAGTGTATCTGAATATTAATACAGCTTTGGGTCTCTACGCCCTTCCccccatttctttttcttcatttctgcagGATTGAAATGAAATGCTTTGAGCTCTTCAAGCTGACTCATCAGAATCCAGGAGCATTTTTAAAATGATGGTAATTTTCTAATGCGTTCGTGTGTATGTCTGGAacgttcgtgtgtgtgtgtgtgtgcgtgcgcgcgcgACTGTTTTGCGTGTGAGAGACATGTGGCTGAATGACAATGCAGACCCAGAAATTGTTTGGGGAAGGGGTTTCTGCTCTAGAAATGTAGATGAACTTAGACCTGACTTGGGACGTTGGCTGGAACCAGGGAGCTCCCAGAGGTAGAGATGAAAACAAGGAGAGATGGCCAGATTTGCCTGTAAATAATCACTACG contains the following coding sequences:
- the PCDH10 gene encoding protocadherin-10; this translates as MIVLLFFALLWMVEGVVSQLHYTVQEEQEHGTFVGNIAEDLGLDITKLSARRFQTVPNSRTPYLDLNLETGVLYVNEKIDREQICKQSPSCVLHLEVFLENPLELFRVEIEVLDINDNPPSFPEPDLTVEISESATPGTRFPLESAFDPDVGTNSLRDYEITPNSYFSLDVQTQGDGNRFAELVLEKPLDREQQAVHRYVLTAVDGGGGGGGGEGGGGGGGGGLPPQQQRTGTALLTIRVLDSNDNVPAFDQPVYTVSLPENSPPGTLVIQLNATDPDEGQNGEVVYSFSSHISPRARELFGLSPRTGRLEVSGELDYEESPVYQVYVQAKDLGPNAVPAHCKVLVRVLDANDNAPEISFSTVKEAVSEGAAPGTVVALFSVTDRDSEENGQVQCELLGDVPFRLKSSFKNYYTIVTEAPLDREAGDSYTLTVVARDRGEPALSTSKSIQVQVSDVNDNAPRFSQPVYDVYVTENNVPGAYIYAVSATDRDEGANAQLAYSILECQIQGMSVFTYVSINSENGYLYALRSFDYEQLKDFSFQVEARDAGSPQALAGNATVNILIVDQNDNAPAIVAPLPGRNGTPAREVLPRSAEPGYLLTRVAAVDADDGENARLTYSIVRGNEMNLFRMDWRTGELRTARRVPAKRDPQRPYELVIEVRDHGQPPLSSTATLVVQLVDGAVEPQGGGGGGGGGSGEHQRPSRSGGGETSLDLTLILIIALGSVSFIFLLAMIVLAVRCQKEKKLNIYTCLASDCCLCCCCCGGGGSTCCGRQARARKKKLSKSDIMLVQSSNVPSNPAQVPVEESGGFGSHHHNQNYCYQVCLTPESAKTDLMFLKPCSPSRSTDTEHNPCGAIVTGYTDQQPDIISNGSILSNETKHQRAELSYLADRPRRVNSSAFQEADIVSSKDSGHGDSEQGDSDHDATNRGQSAGMDLFSNCTEECKALGHSDRCWMPSFVPSDGRQAADYRSNLHVPGMDSVPDTEVFETPEAQPGAERSFSTFGKEKALHSTLERKDLDGLLSNTRAPYKPPYLNRFHHLSCFVHWK